The following are encoded in a window of Telmatobacter sp. DSM 110680 genomic DNA:
- a CDS encoding ATP-binding protein produces the protein MSLRQKLLLLFSLTVAAAVAAVAWTVLVRIRQVFETRDQEETALFVSQFQREFQHRSADVAAAVDRVAAQERVRNMAFELVQSNDAAPYLNEAQTLAQDAQLDFLEIVGPDGNIVSSAQWPARFGYAEAAAREAAQTPFLKREELADGSSVLGLFAVRAIRGAEPAVKLVAGRRLDQGFLADLPVAPGMQVGLYSIAVDSDNVLAKGFDPKRLVSANGDMAEAPRYASLIDRARNGGQQLSGVLYLTSRREDSVTATAIPLKNSAGEVLAVLTVAISRGGLVAEQQQIRAIAYGVASGGILLAIIFSLWIAARVSRPVEELARAAEEVASGSWDTQVPVRGRDEVAVLARSFNHMTGELSNQRERLVQSERVAAWRELARRLAHELKNPLFPLQLTVENLVRARQLPEAEFDEVFNESTQTLGMEIGNLKKIIGRFSDFSKMPKPELEHIDAREVVERVRALYAVAGEDGPRITVKTEVDDRPMPLMVDPDLLHRALSNLVLNAKDAMPEGGTVTISAHAKGEQVELRVADTGQGLTQEECERLFTPYYTTKQHGTGLGLAIVQSVVADHAGTITVESRNGRGATFVITLPRDEG, from the coding sequence GTGAGCCTTCGTCAGAAATTGCTACTGCTGTTCTCGCTGACTGTGGCGGCGGCGGTGGCAGCGGTGGCCTGGACGGTGCTGGTGCGGATCAGGCAGGTGTTTGAGACGCGCGACCAGGAAGAGACTGCGCTTTTTGTCAGCCAGTTTCAGCGCGAATTTCAGCATCGATCGGCGGATGTTGCCGCGGCCGTGGATCGCGTTGCAGCGCAGGAACGCGTGCGCAATATGGCGTTCGAACTTGTGCAATCGAACGACGCTGCCCCGTATTTGAATGAGGCGCAGACGCTGGCGCAGGATGCGCAGTTGGATTTTCTTGAGATCGTAGGACCGGATGGAAACATTGTGAGTTCGGCGCAGTGGCCGGCGCGATTTGGATACGCAGAGGCTGCCGCACGGGAGGCTGCGCAGACACCTTTCCTCAAACGTGAGGAACTCGCGGATGGCAGTTCGGTGCTGGGGCTATTTGCAGTGCGTGCGATTCGTGGAGCTGAACCTGCTGTGAAACTTGTAGCAGGCAGACGACTCGACCAGGGGTTTCTGGCGGATCTGCCGGTTGCGCCAGGGATGCAGGTGGGGCTGTACAGCATTGCGGTCGATTCAGACAATGTGCTTGCGAAAGGCTTTGATCCTAAGCGACTGGTAAGTGCAAATGGCGACATGGCGGAAGCTCCACGGTACGCTTCTTTGATTGATCGCGCGCGCAACGGCGGGCAGCAGTTGAGTGGCGTTCTCTACCTGACCTCACGGCGCGAAGACAGCGTTACTGCGACAGCAATCCCCTTGAAGAATTCGGCAGGTGAGGTTCTGGCGGTGCTGACGGTTGCGATTTCGCGAGGCGGCCTGGTTGCGGAGCAGCAGCAGATTCGCGCGATTGCTTACGGCGTGGCGAGTGGCGGGATTCTGCTGGCGATTATCTTCAGCTTGTGGATTGCAGCGCGGGTGTCACGACCGGTGGAGGAGCTGGCTCGGGCGGCAGAAGAAGTGGCAAGCGGGAGTTGGGACACGCAGGTGCCGGTGCGGGGGCGAGATGAGGTTGCGGTGCTGGCACGCAGTTTCAATCACATGACGGGTGAGTTATCGAATCAGCGCGAGCGACTGGTGCAGAGCGAACGCGTTGCGGCATGGCGTGAACTGGCGCGAAGGCTGGCGCATGAACTGAAGAATCCGCTGTTTCCGCTGCAGTTGACGGTGGAGAACCTGGTGCGAGCGCGACAGCTGCCGGAGGCGGAGTTCGATGAAGTGTTCAACGAGAGCACGCAGACGCTGGGGATGGAGATCGGCAATCTGAAGAAGATCATTGGACGGTTCAGCGACTTCAGCAAGATGCCGAAGCCGGAGCTCGAACACATTGATGCGCGGGAGGTAGTGGAGCGAGTGAGGGCGCTCTATGCAGTTGCTGGCGAAGACGGTCCAAGAATCACGGTGAAGACAGAAGTTGATGATCGGCCGATGCCGCTGATGGTGGATCCTGACCTGCTGCATCGGGCGCTGTCGAATCTTGTACTCAATGCGAAGGATGCAATGCCTGAAGGTGGAACGGTGACTATTTCAGCTCATGCGAAGGGCGAGCAAGTGGAGTTGCGGGTGGCGGACACTGGCCAGGGACTCACGCAGGAGGAATGCGAGCGGCTGTTCACACCCTATTACACGACCAAGCAGCACGGGACGGGGTTGGGGCTGGCGATTGTGCAGTCGGTGGTGGCGGATCATGCGGGTACCATAACGGTGGAGAGCAGGAACGGACGGGGCGCGACGTTTGTGATCACGCTGCCGAGGGATGAGGGATGA
- a CDS encoding DUF1641 domain-containing protein, which translates to MAKPIAFVPKSTDPKFELQHQVSAAPGQHAEAILAAYDLLDEAHRQGILDALQGAIGARDTIAGTIANYAAQPEGTNAMRNLLAFGKLLGTLDPEPFSKFSKEAYTALEKHDIEKEPPTLWQLFKRLRHPETRRGLSLVMAMLGAVGRASRSQSSTAM; encoded by the coding sequence ATGGCAAAACCAATCGCATTCGTACCAAAGTCTACCGACCCGAAATTCGAACTGCAGCATCAAGTCAGCGCCGCACCTGGGCAACACGCCGAAGCAATTCTCGCGGCATACGATCTTCTTGATGAAGCCCACCGCCAGGGCATTCTCGACGCCCTTCAAGGTGCCATCGGCGCGCGAGACACGATCGCCGGTACCATCGCTAACTATGCCGCACAGCCTGAAGGCACTAACGCAATGCGTAATCTTCTTGCGTTCGGAAAGCTCCTCGGCACGTTGGATCCTGAACCGTTTTCCAAATTCTCAAAGGAGGCCTACACTGCACTCGAGAAGCACGATATCGAAAAAGAACCGCCAACTCTATGGCAGCTGTTCAAACGCCTTCGCCACCCCGAAACTCGTCGCGGCTTATCCCTGGTGATGGCCATGCTAGGTGCAGTTGGACGAGCCAGCCGTAGCCAGTCGAGCACGGCAATGTGA
- a CDS encoding thiamine pyrophosphate-dependent enzyme, with product MAKLVSDLIVERLIEWGVDTIFGYPGDGIDGFFEALRTHQDQLRFIQVRHEEAAAFAACGYAKYTGRIGVCCATSGPGGIHLLNGLYDAKCDQVPVLAITGHTFHDLIGMNYQQDVDLDKLFIDVAEFNERVMGPAHAVNVVDMAVRTAYGRRGVSHICIPKDIQEWPVSDKMRSSPNIKGHSGDWEKPSTAVPAEYLMRQAAEIINHGSRVAILVGRGAIKAREEVTQLAETVGGPVIKALLGKGVLPDRSPYTTGGIGLLGTAPSVDAMEECDTLIMIGTSFPYMDFFPKPGQARCVQIELDPTRVGLRYPVDVALVGDAKAILHALLPLLKEKSHKFLKKAQDRMKTWNELMEERGTRTDMPMKPQVVTHTLSKLLEDDAIIATDSGTITTWAARHIEMRGTMQFALSGSLATMANGIPYSIAAAIAYPGRQVVCVIGDGGMTMLMGEIATLVKYKLRVAVIVIKNNVLGQIKWEQMILDGNPEFGVELEPIDFAKVAEACGARGYTIEQPEHAEGVLREALSAAGPVVVQAIVDPHEPPMPGKIATDQAFKFAKSLLRGQKDAIKILETVAEDQLREVI from the coding sequence ATGGCAAAGCTGGTTTCCGATCTGATCGTAGAGAGGCTGATCGAATGGGGAGTCGACACAATTTTTGGATATCCTGGCGACGGCATCGATGGTTTTTTCGAAGCATTGCGAACCCATCAGGATCAACTGCGCTTCATCCAAGTCCGGCATGAGGAAGCCGCCGCCTTCGCCGCCTGCGGTTATGCCAAGTACACCGGTCGCATTGGCGTCTGCTGTGCCACATCCGGCCCGGGCGGAATTCATCTTCTCAACGGTCTCTACGATGCCAAGTGCGACCAGGTGCCGGTTCTCGCCATAACCGGTCACACCTTTCATGACCTCATCGGCATGAACTATCAACAGGACGTCGATCTCGATAAGCTCTTCATCGACGTAGCTGAATTCAACGAACGCGTCATGGGCCCTGCTCACGCGGTCAACGTCGTCGACATGGCTGTGCGCACCGCGTATGGCCGCCGTGGTGTCTCCCATATCTGCATTCCTAAGGACATCCAGGAGTGGCCAGTTTCCGATAAGATGCGAAGCTCTCCCAACATTAAGGGCCATAGCGGCGATTGGGAGAAGCCATCAACCGCGGTTCCAGCAGAATATCTAATGCGCCAGGCCGCCGAGATTATCAATCATGGATCGCGCGTTGCTATCCTCGTCGGCCGCGGCGCTATCAAAGCCCGCGAGGAAGTTACGCAATTAGCTGAGACAGTAGGCGGTCCCGTCATCAAGGCGCTTCTGGGCAAAGGAGTACTGCCCGATCGCAGCCCCTACACCACGGGCGGAATCGGCCTGCTCGGCACGGCTCCCTCCGTCGATGCGATGGAAGAATGCGACACCCTCATCATGATCGGCACAAGTTTTCCGTACATGGACTTCTTTCCGAAGCCCGGCCAAGCTAGGTGCGTGCAGATCGAACTCGATCCCACACGCGTAGGCCTGCGCTATCCGGTTGATGTGGCGCTCGTTGGAGATGCGAAGGCGATTTTGCACGCGCTCCTTCCCCTGCTCAAGGAAAAGAGCCACAAGTTTCTCAAGAAGGCTCAAGACCGCATGAAGACTTGGAATGAACTAATGGAAGAGCGCGGCACGCGCACCGACATGCCCATGAAGCCGCAGGTAGTCACGCACACGCTCAGCAAACTGCTTGAAGACGACGCCATCATTGCTACTGACAGCGGAACCATCACCACCTGGGCAGCTCGTCACATCGAGATGCGCGGCACCATGCAGTTCGCGCTCTCTGGATCGCTCGCCACCATGGCAAACGGGATTCCATACAGCATCGCCGCAGCCATCGCGTATCCCGGCCGCCAGGTCGTGTGTGTCATCGGCGACGGCGGAATGACCATGCTGATGGGTGAAATCGCCACGCTCGTCAAATACAAATTGCGCGTAGCCGTCATCGTCATCAAGAACAACGTCCTCGGCCAGATCAAGTGGGAGCAGATGATCCTCGATGGCAATCCCGAATTCGGAGTTGAACTTGAGCCCATCGATTTCGCCAAGGTCGCCGAAGCCTGCGGTGCTCGCGGATACACAATCGAGCAGCCCGAGCATGCAGAAGGAGTTTTGCGCGAGGCACTTTCAGCTGCCGGCCCGGTGGTGGTTCAGGCCATCGTCGATCCCCATGAGCCGCCCATGCCCGGGAAGATCGCCACCGATCAAGCATTCAAATTCGCCAAATCGCTTTTGCGCGGGCAGAAAGATGCAATCAAAATTCTTGAGACTGTTGCCGAAGATCAACTGCGGGAAGTGATCTGA
- a CDS encoding phospholipase D-like domain-containing protein, with amino-acid sequence MMLAVSVPTGVAVLALIALIFFLSSLLGGLIGPLPRYKLTSVDELPPNDCDRFLEIVEALTDAQLNRTGDLEVLTNGPAFYPAELEAIRSSAQSVNLEAYIFQKSDISRQYVDALTERARTGVRVNLVLDAFGSAGTGKSFFKTLLDAGGKVNWYNSPRWDRLMHMDNRTHRELMIVDGRIGFIGGAGIADQWYKGADGQPRWRDSVVRVEGEAVYNLQSTFAENWLAASGELLTGEAYFPRIQNDHPLVSMVVNSTPTVGGSTRARILFQLLLASARRSISITTPYFLPDKSLMQELCNAVERGLRVRILVPGRKSDHMVTRSTSRAGYGELLKAGAEVYEYRPSMIHAKVLCVDDLWLVVATNFDNRSFGINDEVNLAVRDTSVAMRFENDMALDLKQSRRISLEDWNHRPLTERATELMGMVIERQQ; translated from the coding sequence ATGATGTTGGCAGTCTCAGTTCCCACCGGCGTGGCAGTGCTTGCGCTGATTGCGCTGATTTTCTTCCTGTCGTCGCTGCTGGGCGGTTTGATCGGACCCCTTCCGCGATACAAATTGACCAGCGTGGACGAACTGCCTCCGAATGATTGCGATCGCTTTCTGGAGATCGTGGAAGCGCTGACGGATGCGCAGTTGAATCGAACCGGCGATTTGGAAGTTCTAACCAATGGACCCGCTTTTTATCCCGCTGAATTAGAAGCCATCCGGAGCTCTGCGCAAAGCGTGAATCTGGAAGCGTACATCTTTCAAAAAAGCGATATCTCCCGGCAGTATGTCGATGCGTTGACGGAACGTGCGAGAACCGGCGTTCGTGTGAATCTCGTGCTCGACGCCTTTGGGAGCGCGGGGACTGGGAAGTCTTTTTTCAAGACGCTGCTTGATGCCGGGGGCAAGGTGAACTGGTACAACTCGCCGCGCTGGGATCGTCTAATGCACATGGATAATCGCACGCATCGAGAGCTGATGATTGTGGACGGCAGGATCGGATTCATCGGCGGGGCGGGCATTGCAGACCAGTGGTACAAGGGTGCGGATGGACAGCCTCGGTGGCGCGATTCCGTGGTGCGCGTTGAGGGCGAAGCGGTGTACAACTTGCAATCCACATTTGCAGAGAATTGGCTGGCAGCATCGGGCGAGTTATTGACGGGAGAGGCGTATTTTCCACGCATACAGAATGACCATCCGCTGGTTTCGATGGTGGTTAACAGCACGCCGACGGTGGGCGGGTCGACGCGGGCGCGGATTCTCTTTCAGCTGCTGCTGGCGTCTGCGCGGCGCAGCATCTCAATTACCACGCCGTATTTTCTTCCTGATAAGAGCTTGATGCAGGAACTGTGCAATGCGGTAGAACGCGGACTGAGGGTACGGATCCTCGTCCCCGGCAGGAAGAGCGATCATATGGTAACGCGCAGTACGAGCCGGGCCGGGTACGGGGAGTTGCTGAAAGCCGGGGCCGAGGTGTACGAATATCGACCGTCGATGATTCACGCCAAGGTATTGTGCGTAGATGACCTGTGGCTGGTGGTGGCGACGAATTTTGATAATCGTTCATTTGGAATTAATGATGAAGTGAACCTTGCGGTGAGAGATACTTCGGTGGCGATGCGATTTGAGAATGATATGGCGCTTGATCTGAAACAGAGCCGCAGGATTTCACTGGAAGACTGGAATCACCGACCGTTAACGGAGCGTGCGACAGAGCTAATGGGCATGGTGATCGAGCGACAACAATGA
- a CDS encoding endonuclease/exonuclease/phosphatase family protein — MNKDSAQFRIASYNTHKCRGIHGTISPDRVIRVIEELGADILCLQEIVDAEGGTGKFDQARQISEAFPDLNVSFGETRPLHGGRYGNMLMTRFPIVETRTHDITKSTREERGVLQCAIEVGTDRIVNVFNVHLGTGYMERRKQIAVLIGEDILAQPDLSGPRIVIGDFNEWTRGLTTRLLQQSFQSDRPIRNRRSARTYPGVLPILSLDHCYYEAPLEMKSTEIWRSRRAMIASDHLPLIADFHLPANGKH; from the coding sequence ATGAACAAAGACTCGGCTCAATTCCGCATCGCTTCATACAACACCCACAAGTGCCGAGGGATTCATGGCACGATATCGCCGGACCGCGTAATTCGCGTTATTGAAGAACTGGGAGCGGACATCCTATGTCTACAAGAAATTGTGGATGCCGAGGGAGGCACAGGAAAGTTCGACCAGGCGCGACAGATATCCGAGGCGTTTCCGGATTTAAATGTGTCGTTCGGTGAAACACGTCCGCTGCATGGAGGACGTTACGGCAACATGCTGATGACGCGCTTTCCGATTGTGGAGACACGCACGCATGACATTACCAAGTCGACGCGTGAAGAACGTGGCGTGCTGCAGTGCGCGATTGAGGTGGGCACGGACAGAATTGTCAATGTGTTTAACGTGCATCTGGGCACAGGCTACATGGAGCGTCGTAAACAAATTGCGGTGTTAATCGGCGAGGACATCCTGGCACAGCCTGACTTGAGTGGACCGCGCATCGTTATCGGCGACTTCAACGAGTGGACGCGCGGGCTTACGACGAGATTACTGCAGCAGAGTTTTCAGAGCGATCGTCCCATTCGAAACCGGCGTTCGGCGCGCACCTATCCTGGAGTGCTTCCAATATTGAGTCTTGATCACTGCTATTACGAAGCGCCGCTGGAGATGAAGAGCACAGAAATCTGGCGCAGCCGGAGAGCGATGATTGCATCCGATCACTTGCCGCTGATCGCCGACTTTCATCTGCCAGCGAACGGGAAGCACTAA
- a CDS encoding sigma-54 dependent transcriptional regulator produces the protein MSAKILIVDDEANTLASLSRAFRLAGHEAVVCDNAARALELAQAQPFDLILSDVVMPKRDGLSLLEDLKNAEVATPVVMMSGQAHIEMAVRATRLGALDFLEKPLTTEKLLVTVENAMKLTRLEAENRDLRMRVGKHTMVWSGETMRRVMAQVERVAASETRVCIYGETGTGKELVARTVHEKSHRASGPFVTLNCAAVPAELIESELFGHEKGSFTGAAQRHSGKFEQAHRGTLFLDEIGDMPVAMQAKLLRVLEEGELERIGSDKPTKVDVRVVVATHRNLEQLVDNGGFRRDLYHRVVVFPLTLPPLRERCEDLPALVEHFARQVSTQNGWKPVPFSSEAIRALKEYGWPGNIRELRNVVERLLLLAGDAVSAEDVRMALPATPNGGGAQMRADGGAGPLAQRVLAFEREAVLAELERHGRHITQTAKALGLERSHLYKKCQQLGIDLQNLPARD, from the coding sequence ATGAGCGCAAAGATTTTGATTGTCGATGATGAAGCCAACACGCTGGCATCGCTGTCGCGCGCCTTCAGGCTGGCGGGGCACGAGGCTGTGGTGTGCGACAACGCCGCGCGGGCGTTGGAATTGGCGCAGGCTCAGCCCTTCGATTTAATCCTGAGCGACGTGGTGATGCCGAAACGCGATGGGCTTTCACTGCTTGAAGACCTGAAGAATGCCGAGGTCGCTACACCTGTGGTGATGATGAGCGGGCAGGCGCATATCGAGATGGCGGTTCGGGCGACGCGGTTGGGAGCGCTGGATTTTCTGGAGAAGCCGCTGACGACCGAGAAACTGCTGGTGACGGTCGAGAACGCGATGAAGCTGACGCGACTCGAAGCGGAGAATCGTGATCTGCGCATGCGTGTGGGCAAGCACACCATGGTGTGGAGTGGTGAGACGATGCGGCGCGTGATGGCACAGGTGGAGCGCGTGGCGGCTAGCGAGACACGGGTTTGCATCTATGGCGAGACCGGCACAGGAAAGGAACTGGTAGCGCGCACTGTGCACGAAAAAAGTCATCGCGCGAGTGGACCGTTTGTGACGTTGAATTGCGCGGCGGTGCCGGCGGAGTTGATTGAGAGCGAGCTGTTCGGACACGAGAAGGGATCGTTCACGGGTGCGGCGCAACGGCACAGTGGCAAGTTCGAGCAGGCGCATCGGGGAACTCTTTTTTTGGACGAGATCGGCGATATGCCGGTGGCGATGCAGGCCAAGCTGTTGCGCGTGCTGGAAGAGGGTGAATTGGAACGGATCGGCTCCGACAAGCCGACCAAGGTTGACGTGCGCGTGGTTGTGGCAACGCATCGTAATCTAGAACAGTTGGTCGACAACGGCGGATTCCGGCGCGATCTGTATCACCGCGTGGTGGTGTTTCCGCTGACGCTGCCGCCTTTGCGCGAGCGATGTGAAGATCTGCCAGCGTTGGTGGAACACTTTGCGCGGCAAGTGAGTACTCAAAACGGATGGAAGCCTGTTCCATTCAGCTCCGAAGCAATTAGGGCGCTGAAGGAATACGGCTGGCCGGGAAATATTCGCGAACTACGTAATGTCGTGGAGCGACTCCTCTTACTTGCAGGCGATGCGGTTTCAGCCGAAGATGTGCGCATGGCGCTCCCCGCGACGCCGAATGGCGGTGGAGCGCAGATGAGGGCTGATGGCGGAGCGGGCCCGCTCGCACAACGAGTGCTTGCTTTTGAGAGGGAGGCAGTGCTCGCGGAACTCGAGCGGCACGGACGGCATATTACGCAGACAGCAAAGGCGCTTGGGCTGGAACGGAGCCATCTTTACAAAAAATGTCAGCAGTTAGGGATCGATCTGCAAAATCTGCCGGCGCGGGATTGA
- the fdhF gene encoding formate dehydrogenase subunit alpha, whose amino-acid sequence MQAKRLLNTPLEGRANSSIFIDGREAPAVTGEPLVETINRALPARHLPQVCYHSQLGPIETCDCCMVQVDGELRRACSTQVIPGMEVVTESAQADAAQRDAFDRLLQNHNLYCTVCDNNNGNCTIHNTTANLNVKHQARPFRSKPYEQDLSNPFYRYDPDQCILCGRCVEACQNVQVNETLTIEWEREHPRVLWDGGEKIEGSSCVSCGHCVTVCPCNALMEKSMIGEAGYLTGLPPTVLDAMIKTVKEVEPETGYGPILALSSIESKMRESRVKRTKTVCTYCGVGCSFNVWTHDRHILKIEPAQGPSNGISTCIKGKFAWDYVNSPDRLTKPLIRVEDAHGEHTFREATWDEALTLIAEKFLKTKKIYGPDALAFIASSKCTNEESYLMQKLARAVIGTNNIDNCSRYCQTPATMGLQRTVGYGGDAGSIQDIEKASLVVIVGSNTCESHPVLSTRIKRSHKLHGQRIIVADLRKHEMASRADIFIQPQPSTDTVWLNAVAKYILDQGWHKHAFVERWVNGFEEFRQSLQPYTLDFASKRTGIAVEMLQRIAQEIAHSDTVCILWAMGVTQHCGGSDTSTSISNLLLLTGNYMRPGTGAYPLRGHNNVQGTSDFGSMPNVYSGYQKVADEEARKKFEVAWKVKLPAKDGLDNHEMIRAIHEKKLKVLYLKGEDTITSDANAGDVTKALSMLDFLVVQDVNFSETARFADVVLPASPSLEKEGTFTNTERRIQRIYKALEPLGDSKPDWEIIQLIANRLGAGWRYDHPSQIMEEAASLTPIFAGVSYERLEGYSSLQWPVAKDGKDSPVLFTEKFNFPDGKAKFHPVEWIEPSELVNDKFSHHLNNGRLLEHFEQGAMTYRSKGIRQMTPSNFVEVSPELAREKGLQDGSMVRLTSEYGEADVPVVVTDRVSGSQLYMPLNSTTQPVNRLTGSKVDRATHTPAYKEISVEMTVLQETRPNPLPPSNFRHGHPTPQSGVEVQRKWKRADYSLPGSNDGKQLVQITTKV is encoded by the coding sequence ATGCAAGCCAAACGCCTCCTGAATACGCCATTGGAAGGCCGAGCAAACTCCTCCATCTTTATCGATGGACGTGAAGCGCCAGCAGTGACTGGCGAGCCGCTCGTCGAAACGATCAACCGCGCTCTGCCTGCTCGCCACTTGCCGCAAGTCTGCTATCACTCACAGCTCGGTCCGATCGAGACGTGCGACTGCTGCATGGTTCAAGTTGACGGCGAACTCCGCCGTGCCTGCAGCACCCAGGTGATTCCGGGGATGGAAGTAGTGACTGAAAGCGCGCAAGCCGATGCAGCCCAGCGCGATGCTTTTGACCGCCTGCTGCAGAACCACAACCTGTATTGCACCGTCTGCGACAACAACAACGGCAACTGCACGATCCATAACACCACGGCCAATCTGAATGTAAAGCACCAGGCACGCCCTTTTCGCAGTAAGCCTTATGAGCAGGACCTGTCGAACCCCTTTTATCGTTACGATCCGGACCAGTGCATTCTATGCGGTCGATGTGTCGAGGCCTGCCAGAATGTCCAGGTCAATGAAACCCTCACCATCGAGTGGGAGCGCGAACATCCCCGTGTCTTGTGGGATGGAGGCGAGAAGATCGAAGGTTCTTCGTGCGTCTCCTGCGGGCACTGCGTCACGGTCTGCCCCTGCAACGCATTAATGGAGAAATCGATGATTGGCGAAGCCGGCTATCTCACCGGTCTCCCGCCCACAGTTCTCGACGCCATGATCAAGACCGTGAAGGAAGTCGAGCCTGAGACCGGCTATGGCCCGATCCTCGCTCTCTCGTCCATCGAATCGAAGATGCGCGAGTCACGCGTCAAACGAACGAAGACCGTGTGCACCTACTGCGGCGTCGGCTGCTCTTTCAACGTGTGGACCCACGATCGCCATATTCTCAAAATTGAGCCCGCCCAAGGCCCCTCCAACGGAATCTCCACCTGCATCAAGGGAAAGTTCGCGTGGGATTACGTCAACTCTCCTGACCGTCTTACGAAGCCTCTCATTCGAGTCGAAGACGCGCACGGAGAACACACCTTCCGCGAAGCAACCTGGGACGAAGCCCTCACCCTCATCGCAGAAAAGTTTTTAAAAACGAAAAAAATCTACGGCCCTGACGCACTCGCCTTCATTGCATCGTCGAAGTGCACAAACGAAGAAAGTTATCTGATGCAGAAGCTTGCGCGTGCCGTAATCGGAACCAATAACATCGACAACTGCTCGCGCTACTGCCAAACTCCTGCCACCATGGGCCTCCAGAGAACCGTAGGTTACGGAGGGGATGCCGGTTCAATTCAAGACATCGAAAAAGCTTCACTCGTCGTCATCGTCGGCTCCAATACTTGCGAAAGTCACCCAGTTCTCTCCACACGCATTAAGCGCTCCCACAAATTGCACGGCCAGCGCATCATTGTTGCCGATCTCCGAAAGCACGAGATGGCATCGCGCGCCGATATCTTCATTCAACCGCAGCCATCCACTGACACGGTCTGGCTCAACGCCGTCGCCAAATACATTCTCGATCAGGGTTGGCACAAGCATGCGTTCGTCGAACGCTGGGTCAATGGATTCGAAGAATTCCGGCAATCACTGCAGCCCTACACACTCGATTTCGCGTCGAAGCGCACCGGTATCGCCGTCGAAATGCTTCAGCGTATCGCCCAGGAGATAGCGCACTCTGATACCGTATGCATCCTGTGGGCAATGGGAGTCACGCAACATTGCGGCGGATCAGATACCTCCACCTCGATCTCCAATCTCCTCCTTCTCACTGGAAATTACATGCGTCCGGGCACGGGTGCATACCCCCTGCGTGGCCACAATAACGTTCAGGGCACCAGTGATTTCGGATCCATGCCCAACGTCTACTCCGGCTATCAAAAAGTGGCCGACGAGGAGGCTCGCAAGAAATTCGAAGTAGCCTGGAAGGTCAAGCTTCCCGCCAAAGATGGGCTCGACAATCACGAAATGATCCGGGCCATCCACGAGAAGAAGCTGAAGGTTTTATATCTCAAGGGCGAAGATACGATTACGTCGGATGCGAATGCAGGCGACGTAACCAAAGCTTTGTCGATGCTCGATTTTCTGGTTGTGCAGGATGTGAACTTCTCTGAGACCGCGCGCTTTGCCGACGTTGTGCTCCCCGCATCGCCCTCTCTCGAAAAAGAGGGAACCTTCACAAATACAGAACGAAGAATTCAGCGCATCTACAAGGCATTGGAACCCCTCGGCGACTCCAAACCTGATTGGGAGATCATCCAACTGATTGCAAATCGTCTTGGCGCTGGGTGGCGATACGATCATCCATCGCAGATCATGGAAGAAGCGGCGTCGCTAACGCCGATCTTCGCGGGCGTCTCCTATGAACGTCTCGAAGGCTATAGCTCGTTGCAATGGCCGGTTGCGAAAGACGGCAAAGATTCTCCTGTTCTCTTCACTGAGAAATTCAATTTCCCCGATGGGAAAGCTAAGTTCCATCCGGTCGAATGGATCGAGCCCTCTGAACTGGTCAACGACAAGTTTTCACATCACCTGAATAACGGCCGGCTTCTCGAACACTTCGAGCAGGGAGCGATGACGTACCGGAGCAAGGGAATTCGACAGATGACGCCCAGTAACTTTGTGGAAGTCTCGCCCGAACTCGCTCGTGAAAAGGGCTTGCAAGATGGCAGTATGGTCCGATTGACCAGCGAATACGGGGAGGCCGACGTCCCCGTTGTCGTCACCGACCGGGTTTCCGGCTCTCAGCTCTACATGCCGCTCAACTCCACAACTCAACCAGTGAATCGCCTGACAGGATCGAAGGTCGATCGTGCCACCCACACACCTGCCTACAAAGAAATCTCGGTTGAGATGACAGTGTTGCAGGAGACGCGTCCCAACCCGCTTCCTCCATCGAACTTTCGCCACGGTCATCCTACCCCGCAGTCCGGAGTCGAAGTGCAACGCAAATGGAAGCGCGCGGACTATAGTCTTCCGGGTTCCAACGACGGAAAGCAACTCGTTCAAATCACCACCAAGGTGTAA